Part of the Spiroplasma sp. BIUS-1 genome, GTGTGGAATAATATACGTTCTGTTGTAGTAGTTTTACCAGCATCGATGTGAGCCATAATACCAAAGTTACGAGTCATATCTAAACTATATTCTCTAGGCATATTCTTTTCTCCTTAATTTTCTATTATCAACGATAATGTGCAAATGCTTTATTAGCTTCAGCCATTTTGTGAGTATCCTCACGTTTTTTAACTGATCCACCAACTCCGTTTGATGCATCAATAATTTCGTTTGCTAATCTATCAACCATTTCTTTTTCGTTTCTTAATCTTGAGTAATTGATTAATCATCTTAAAGCTAAAGTTACTTTTCTTTCTGTTGAAACTTCAACAGGAACTTGATAGTTTGCTCCCCCAATACGACGAACTTTTAATTCTAAATGAGGTTTAATGTTTTCAATTGCTTTGTCAAATACTTCAATTGGAGTAGTTCCAGTTTTTTCTTGTATTTTTTCAAAAGCTTTGTATAAGATGTGTTGAGCTGTTCCTCTTTTACCATCTAACATAATTTTGTTAACTGCTCTAGTAACTAATTTTGAGTTATAAATTGGATCTGGTAACACGTCTCTTTTTTCTGCTTGATGTTTACGCATGGTTAGTTGCTCCTTTCTTTTTTAAATTGATAAAATGTGAATTACACTCTATTATTTTTTCTCTTTAGGTTTTTTAGTTCCATATAGAGAACGAGATTGCATTCTTCCATTAACTCCAGTTGTATCTAAAGTACCACGAATTATATGATAACGAACCCCAGGTAAGTCTTTTACCCTTCCCCCACGGATAAGCACAACACTATGTTCTTGTAAGTTGTGTCCTTCTCCTGGAATATAAGCTGTTACCTCCATACCGTTAGTCAATCTAACCCTTGCATACTTACGTAACGCTGAGTTAGGTTTTTTAGGAGTCATAGTTGCAACCCTTGTACAAACACCTCTTTTTTGTGGTGCTGAAATTCTAGTAACTTTTTTTAATAAAGTGTTAACTCCTCTATTTAAAGCTGGAGCTTTAGTTTTTCATGTTTTTGCTTTTCTTGGTTTTCTAACTAATTGATTAATTGTTGCCATTTAAGGTTCCTCCTTTCCACAATACCGAGTGTATTGTAATCACACAAAATATATTATATATCAAAAAATGAGTTAATTATAAAAATTAACTC contains:
- the rpsG gene encoding 30S ribosomal protein S7 yields the protein MRKHQAEKRDVLPDPIYNSKLVTRAVNKIMLDGKRGTAQHILYKAFEKIQEKTGTTPIEVFDKAIENIKPHLELKVRRIGGANYQVPVEVSTERKVTLALRWLINYSRLRNEKEMVDRLANEIIDASNGVGGSVKKREDTHKMAEANKAFAHYRW
- the rpsL gene encoding 30S ribosomal protein S12 yields the protein MATINQLVRKPRKAKTWKTKAPALNRGVNTLLKKVTRISAPQKRGVCTRVATMTPKKPNSALRKYARVRLTNGMEVTAYIPGEGHNLQEHSVVLIRGGRVKDLPGVRYHIIRGTLDTTGVNGRMQSRSLYGTKKPKEKK